The genomic interval GCCACCCAGACCCGACGTGCCCAGCGGAACGGCACAGCCCTGTCAACGTCAACGCAGACGTCCTCTTCATGCTGGACAGCTCACACGGCATCAGCGAGGTGGAGTACGAACAGGCTCGCGGATTCCTTTACTCCATGGTGGACCGGTTCGGGCCCTCGGGTGCCTCGCCAAGCCCCCTTCTGACTGGAGCGAGGCTCGCACTCGTCCAGCACAGCGGGGTCACGCCCGGCAAGAGGGACCCCATTGAAGTGGAGTTCAACTTTCTTAAATATGCAGGCAAACAGGAGGCCATGAAGAATCACATTCAGCACCTCACTAGGCGCATCCACGGGTCCTCCGCCTTAGGGCCGGCTCTAGACTACGTGATAGGAAGACTCTTTAATAAACAGACCAGGTCTAACAAGGTTATATTCATTATTTTGGGTGGGGCAAGTGACCACCGAGACCATAGACTGAAAGAGATTGCCCTCAAGGCGAAGTGTGCTGGGTACATCCTCTTCACCCTGTCCCTGGGGTCCAAGACCAGGTACAGGGAGCTCTACACCATCTCAAGCCAGCCGATCAGTGCACACTCCTGTCAACTCGATGTAGCAGGTGCCGATGATATAGATTACGCTCTTCGCTTCGCCGAGTCGTTCTTCAGCTTTCTGCCAAGTAAGTGGGCCTCCAAAACGCTGCCATGAAACCAGGATGTTACACGTTTTTTGCGCTTCAGTTACGGTCTGGTTCATGTGGAATGCAGGACATGATCAGAAACATGCACTCCATTCACAAATATTCAGCGGCTGAATTTGAAGACGTTCTATCTTTTGTATTGTTAATAGAGAGGCCCAGTACTGACCCTCACTGGAGGGTGGACGACTGCGACTTTACAAGAACCGAAGACGTGTCAGGGTACGTTCCTCGGCATTCGCTTTTCGGGACTGGGGTCGCAGAATCCACCTGGTGGACaaatttcttttcaaaacaAGTAGTCATGCATTCTCTGTGCAGGTTAAGTAACAGCAATCATGGAATCTGAAGGTCATTCTGAATGAGGAACTTCAAAGTACAAATTCCATTAAACAGTAGGGTTTCATTACCCATTACAAAAATGCAGTGCTTAAAAGTGAAAATTCTcatgatggtttttttttttttttttttttttttttttaatacagcaCATGTGGTTATATAATCTTTGGCAATTAAGTTGACAGCTAATATAAAACATTCCTCCTCCGAAGGTTTGATGTTTTATCAGACGGCGCACACATGGAGTCTGAAGACATTCCCAAGCAGGCCATCAATGCAGAACTGGGCTTTGTCCAACCTGAGCCAGATAAACAGCTCCCGGCTATGCTGCATGTTCAGCAGCAGAACAGCCCCTCGCTGCTGGACACTCGGCCTCAAGATGCCGCTAAAATGGTGGACGGTCTCCCGGGCGAGCTGGCGGAGGTGCGCGAAGGCCCACGGGAGGTGGAGCCCCAGACGGCTGCATCCGAGTCGAGCCCCACATCCAAGAAGCTGGAGTTGAGCCCAGTCATGAGACAGCGCTCTGAGCTGGCAGGACGCCTGGGCCACCCACTCCCCCAAACTTCTGGTGAGTTTCCTGCCTCCTCGCAGCCCTAACAACGCCCATGTTGGCCGTACCTCTGGCTTCCTGACTCCGCCGCGTTTCCCGTAGCCCGCTGCCTGCAGAACAAGGATAACGGCAGGACATGCAGAAGATCACAGGCCATCCAGTGGTTCTACAACCGGCAAGTGAAGCGGTGCGCCGTGTTCTGGTACGGCGGGTGCGACGGCAAcgggaacaggttccccacacAGGCGGCCTGTCGTCAGCTTTGCGTCGCCCAAAGTGAGTGCAATATTCAGAAAAGGGCTATGGTCAGGAATAGATTTAATGCTGgtattttattatgtttattattatgggctgtTATGCtagtttttttccagtgctAAATATCATAACTTTATTTTCTGTGTGCATTTTGCTTCCAAAAGGATCGCATGTGTGATTCCTGGCGTACCCTCGCCTGCTGAGCCTTTACCAGCATCTTATCGCCACCTTGTGGCAGAGGATTGAAGGGACACCAACCCTCTCTGTGCTGGTCCGAACAGGCCACACCCCATCCGCCTTTCCAGGCTACATTCCAGGCCAAGTAACTATTATGTTTATTGAAGTAACAATGTTTGAGGCACCCTGAAGCAATCGGGGCTGAGAATCACAGTGATTGGCTGCATGGGACTAAATAAAAGGGtactggggggatgggggggtcaaaggtcatatTATACAGCAGCCTACTTTTGCTTCCATTAACACTtctggatgaaaaaaaacagtttcaaATAAATTCTCTTGCCCAAGTCAGTTGTTGTCCTGTATGTATCACCAGACAACGAAGGGGATGATCAGAGAGGATGTTTGTAACACATATACTGCTGCTTTTTCACTTTTGCTTCTTCTGAAACCATATTGTAAGAACATGGAATGATAAATGAAAAATGGGTCATCTtgtcctcacacacacacacacacacacacacgtttgtattcatctttatggggactctcatttctatgggcaaaaccctcaccccagcaatgtcaacctTAACCCTAATAAATTATTACTAGGGGTCACCAATCACCATGGCAGATTCTGATGGGCATTCTGatcaaaactgcattttttaccACGGACACTATTTAAAATCATAGGCCTAGTTTTTCCTctcaatcaaaacattttgccaaAGACACATTGGTCCATGTATGGACAGTTTGACGTTCCCTTACCAATAAGTCCACCTCCACCGTTATATTCCTTCATTAATTACTCTCCGTAGTTATTTTCTCCTCCTGTGCAAACGAGCACAAGCCCACCAGGAGCCTTAAAGGCAAATATCAGAGGAGACCACACAAAACGTGTTTTGGACATTTATTCAACACATCAGTCTGGAGATCTATGTCTACAAACATGCGTTTTAAGCTCACAGTATTGGTCACAAGGGGGTCAGAGAGTTAGGGGTGAGACTGTTTTTGTGCTGcagtcatttttaaaaccatgCTTCTTATACTtagctttaaatattttatatacactAGGTGCTAGGCTGCTGGGTGTTATAGGGGCCCGGGGTGGGGTTACTTCCAGACTTTGACGATGCCGTCCCTGGAGGCTGTGACGATGAAGCCCTGAGTGGTCTGGAAGGTGGCGATGTCGGTGATGATGTCGTGGTGGCCCACGGGTAGGGACTCGGGGCCCCGGCGGGGGACATCCTCTGAGGAGCCGCTCTTCTGCTTGCTGTGGATCTCCTGTGCGGAGAACCAccggtgggtgggggggcggggacaAACTACGCATTGAAACTCATCTCAGATCCACAGTGATTCCAATAAGTAAAACGAAATGGAGAATCCATAGGTTTGTATTCAGTAAACAAACGGGACCAGCATTACATACCTCAACAGGACCCTCCATATCAACAGATACTTAAACCCAAAGCTTTACTACACCAGCACAGAAGACTACTGGTTGCGCCAATGTGGTAATTTTGGCTGATACTGATATCTGATATATTGTCGTCCAATATTACCGATAACATCTGAGTGTAGCAGCCAAATCATATAATGGAGGCAGTCAGCCATCAGAAAAGCAGATCCCACTTGGCAGAGTGTACTGAGGATGtaagtggtgaatgagccaCTGTATTCTCTCATCCTTGACTATGGAAAATGACTCTTCATCCTATGCAATCATCCCCattattttattagttttatatgtagctctggtgctgctagcTCTGAATATTGATGAAATCTAAAGATGGAACAGCAATATTGACCAAGATATTAGATACATTAGACCAATGCAGAAATCTTGAGTTTTATTAAGAACATTAGTTGACACATATGTTCAATCGACATCTTCGTGCTTCTCTTCAGAAGAAGCTTTTGCCATCTCAACTGGCTCTCAATCAACATTTAAGCGCTTTGAGGTTTTCAACAATGACCACAAACATCAAACCAAATATGGCACATATTCGGTTTTCCCGGCATCTCACCTGAACGACTTCTGTTCCTTCGATGATCTTGCGGCTGTAGAACACTGAAGGACAGTGCAAGGAGTCGTGAGCTCCCCCGGCGACGATGTAGGACCTCTCTGGGTAGACCAGGTCCCAGAACCTGTGCACAGGAGGAACAAGGAAAATGATAACGATGGATCTTACTAATTTAATGAGTACTAAGCAGCACCTCTGTGTGCCAGAATCTCCATGCAGCAGGAACCACCAATTCATATAATAATTATCATCACCAACATCACATCCAGTGTCTGCAGTGACACTGGCCCTGCACAAACCCTACTATCTAAACCGTGCCACCAGTCCAGCTGATTGGAGCTCAATCATCAATAACAGCCGTGCAACAGAACAGGGACCATAAATCACTGACAAATGAAGGAAAGAGCCCCCAAACTCTACAGGCTGTACTGACTGGTTAACGCACTTGGGAGAGGGTGCTATTCACTCTATGTGCTGTACAGATTGGTTAAAGCACTTAAGGGAGGGCACTATTCACTCTATGGGCTGTTATGATTGGTTAACACACCCCTAAGTGTGTTAACCAATCAGGCACATCTATAGTGGAAGCTAGATAAGGTGACTGAAAGCTAACTAGTCTGCTTTACCAACATTGTTTGTTTCTAGAATAGATTATCTTTATTGCCATTCTACATGTACAACAAAACTCTGTAGAACAGGGCTTCTGGCAGTACCAGGATCCAGACTCACGCCTCCGAGGAGATCAGGGCCTTAATCCCCACCTAAGACCACTCAGCCTGGCTACCCTTCGTTTTACAATATTTTAAATAGCTACACTAATAACGGAACTTGTTAGAGCCCTGAAAGAACCTAGTTAGAACTTAAGTGAACATGGAAAAGCAGACTGCTGGCCCTACCTGATCCTCATGTCGGAGCCGGCAGTGAGCAGCAGGGGGTTCCCGTCTGCGGGGCTGCAGTAGATCCCATGGACGCTGTGGGGTGAGGGCTAGGGGGGCGCAGCGGAGACCGCAGGGGGCAGTGAGAACCCAGAAACGTCACAATGGAACAGTAAGTGTACCATCGACTTTTATTCAGACAAACCAAGATAAGTACCCCCAGATCATGACTGTCTGGGGTTAAACGTGGGAAAAGAGGAACTGTGGTTAAAAACATGAACTGGGAAACCAGTACTACTCACACATGAATCCAATAAGCACTTTCATTGTACTGGTTTTAAAAGTCTATGCATTAGATTATACGATTAGCACCATTAATGGGACAAAGCTTAGAAGTGCATCACACGGCTGTGGAAGACGGGGAGGCGACAGACCTGCATTTCCGACAGGGGGGGTGCCGAGCTGGCCCAGAGCGTGAACTTCCTGTCCCCGGTCTCCATGTCCCACATGGACACTTCATTGTTGCCCTGGACAGCTGGACACGATGACAGTATCCATACAGGATTACCTTTGTATTCCCTTTACATTAAACATCTGCCATATTGTGGCTGCGGTCCTAATGTTTGACATCCAAACCAACACTTGAATTCTGTGGTTCCAATTTTAAGGAAAGGAGCCTTCCAGGCTGTTTACGACTTCTAACGCTGTGGTTCCCTGAAAAGCCTAAAATGACAGCTAAATAATCATATGAAAAATCTTGTGTTTGACTTCTGTAAACCCAAAGTACATCAATGCTCTGTTCCCAGAGTGTGATCACTTCCTAGGAATGGCCCCGATGGCACGCACTCCAGTATTGGGGAGCGGTTCCCATTATGTCTTACAGGGCTGAGGCCTCGCATCTGGGCCACAGCCTCTAAGATCTACTCCCTTCTGGGGATCACTGTCAGCCAAAACAAGCGCACAAGCACAGTTTCTACCCGCATGCTATTACTGTATTTATTCCAGCATTTCTTGCACTGACATGTACTTTTTGCAAAGTCATCAACAACACTGGTGTGCAGTGCTGTATATATCAACTGGACTGTACGTACCCATGTAACCGCTGTCTTAACTGCGTATGCACTGTATGTATGTTGAGCTGTCCTGCAAATATACCAGTGAGCCACTGACAACAGGAGTCAAATTCCCCGCTTGTGTTAGCATACTTGGTGGAAAACATGCGCGATTATGAAAATCATCAGAATCTGTCCATGCCGTTTAATCCAATTACCTCACTACCATACAGTTAATGAGGCATTACATAAGGATTTGTTTGTATTAATGTTTCCCagtccttttgaaggtcacttgtgGTCATTctccgatttatgaggcactgttgGATACGTCTGGCAATaaaaagttgcttctgccctctacctgactggtttttggttattgccagtttctcctgcttcaccttgttgttgtgtactgctgtcttagaaaatCTGAgactggaagcagcctgccgtGCAGTGTGGcctcctgccagcagaaccaggattaaaccaggatttaaatgtgtgtgtgtgtgtgtgtgtgtgtgtgtatgtgtgtgtatatgtatatatatagagaTCTCAaatttttccacagctgtattCATACCACGACACTGATGAATTCTTGAATCTGAACAGGAAAGATAAATGATTTATAaacagggatggacataactggcgCGCAAGTACATATTCACTTTTAAAAGTGATACCTGCGGCAATTCATTGTTGTAGCAGCACAAATatgtacgtattttatgtgcattatGTGCACATGACAATCGTGCATTTTACCTATATATGCCAATTCGTTCTTCATTTAcagtataaaggttaaaatacaTGATAGTTTCTTAGCAGTGCAAAAGCACAATACGTACACAATTGATTGctgcacgtatcgcttttaaaggtgaatgcatacttgtgtaccagttatgtgcatcgCTGTTTATCACGTAGTGCCACATAGGGGTATCACAGTAGCAAATCAATGACCCattataatctttaattctAATTAATGTTCTAACTAAATGTGAAGATGTCTTTAGGTACAACTGTTAAAGCCAAATGTGCAGCAACTCCGGTATTAGCAGGTTAATGCACACCATGCACTGCATTATACGAACCACCTAACATTCCTTTGAATGTCAGGTGGTTCTTTGGTTCCACAGTCGCGTGTTTAAAATAATGTATAGCTTGTTGTGCATTAACCCTTACATACATCACATCTTCATTCAATTCTTCAAAGcctagtcagtgttttttttgcatAGGAAATGTTACCTGCGATGATTGATGATTGGTAGAGGGGGTGCATAAGCAGCCGCCTGATTCGTGCCCGAGCCGGGTGCGAGTGGTTGGAGATCGGCAGTTGGAACcgcat from Paramormyrops kingsleyae isolate MSU_618 chromosome 9, PKINGS_0.4, whole genome shotgun sequence carries:
- the LOC140592479 gene encoding collagen alpha-6(VI) chain-like gives rise to the protein MSDEVLDFQLNNMKSLITRIIEDMNISESSCPAGARVAVMSYSDTAKRVIRFSDYLTKGTLLQLVKDRVLYERTSGQRDLGEAMMYTARHMFKRTRGGMLGTKMAIFMTRMYMGRGDFARVQTTEQQLYTAAMELYANDITPVIVTSVSPESQLTDAFLNFPGRYGIISDSSEEQIMGRLRACFLCYDSCHPDPTCPAERHSPVNVNADVLFMLDSSHGISEVEYEQARGFLYSMVDRFGPSGASPSPLLTGARLALVQHSGVTPGKRDPIEVEFNFLKYAGKQEAMKNHIQHLTRRIHGSSALGPALDYVIGRLFNKQTRSNKVIFIILGGASDHRDHRLKEIALKAKCAGYILFTLSLGSKTRYRELYTISSQPISAHSCQLDVAGADDIDYALRFAESFFSFLPSKWASKTLP